TTGCATCTCGATATAATTTTGATAGTATATAAAATATATTTAAGTAAAAATCAAATAAAACAGTATTGTAGAATTATAGTGTTGTAACTAATATTAGTGGATTAAATATATAGGAAGCTTTAAAATTAAGGAAATAAAGCAGTAGTATTAATATGATTTTTTAAAATGGAGAATATGCTTTGAAGTTTATTTTTGCTTTTATTTTTTCTTTAATGTACTTTAAAGAAAAAAAACTTTCGATTTATGCTTCTTCATTAGCTATATATTTAATTCTATCTTTGTTTCCCGCTTTAATGATTATAATGTTGTTGTTAAATATTTTATTTATTAAGACAAAATATTATGAATTATTAGTGTCAGAATTGCAAAGGTTAGTAAGTATCAAGGTCATTGATAATTTAGGTTTATCTTTATCTCAGTTTGGTAAGACAATATTAGGTTATGGTAGTTTTAGTTTTTTTACAGCAATAATATTCTCGACAATATTTATAAGAGGATTTTTTGATACAGTTATTTATGTCTTTGAGATAGATAGAAAGAAAGTAAAAAGTAAATGGACTGTATCATTTTTAAGTATTTTTTTTCTTGTTTTAGTTTTAGTATTATTAATTCTTATCGAGACATTATCTTCTTTTGTTTTTAATTTTGTTTCAGATTATATTAATTTAGGAGTTTTGCAGCAGTTTTATTTTAAACTGATTTATTATGCTGTAATTTGGATATTTTTAACTTTACTTTTGTTTGTTATATTAAAAAGAGAAGCTAGATTTAAAAATTTAATGCTGGTTTCTGCAATATCTTTGATTTTTATGGGAGTGTTTAGTAAATTTTATTTTATACTCATTAATAAGTCTATTTACAATGTGCTTTATGGTTCATTTTCAGCTTTAATTTTAACTATTATGTATATGTGGACTATTTTTAATATATTTATATTGATACTGTCTAATTTTTATGTTTATACTAATTTTGATAAGTTTATTCATAGTTTTTTAAAAGCCGAAAGAAAGTCTTGTATGTTTATAATTTGCAAAAAAATTTATGATGTGATGAATTTGAATAGTTATTATCTTAAAAACAAAGAAAAATTTAGTAAGTTTTTGGTTTTAAAGTATGAAAATAAAATGTTTCGTTTGATTAATAATGTGGAAATGGATGATAAAAATAAAAATATTTACTTTATTGGTTATTAAGGATGGATATTATTACTTTTTTAGCTGAACAAAAAATCAAAGAAGCTATTGAAAAAGGTGAATTAGATAATCTCAGTTGTAAAGGGAAAAAGATAGAAATTGAGGATCTAAGTTTTGTACCTGAAGAGCTGCGAGCTTCCTATAAAATTTTGAAGAATGCAGGTGTTTTACCAGAAGAGTTGCAGATGCAACGAGAAATTAAACAAATCGAAGATTTATTAGAATACTGTTTTGATGATGAGGAGAGGGGAGTACTAAAACGTAAGCTCACCGAAAAACAGCTAAGATTTAATATCCTTATGGAAAAAAGAGGTAGAAGTCTAGCTTATTATGAATATGTAAATAAAATAAATTCAAAGCTTAGTAAGTGATTTATTTCCAAAAAATATAAATATGAGTTGTAATTTTTTTTAAATTTGATAAAAAAAGTAAAATTTGAATAAACATTAAGAGGTTGGTAGATGCGCTTTGATATCGCTAAGAGTGGCAATGGCTTGACATATGAAATAAGAAATATCGTGAATATTGCAAATGAACTTCAAAAAAGTGGTATGGAGATTTACTGGGAAAATATTGGTGATCCTATTTTGAAAGGCGAGAAGCTACCAGATTGGATGAAAGAGATATTAAAAGAGATAATTGAAAATGATAAAAGCTATGGTTATAGCCCTACAAAAGGTGTGGATGAAACAAGGGAGTTTATTGCTGCTCAGGTTAATAAAAAGGGTGGAGTTCAAATAACAAAAGAAGATATTATCTTTTTTAATGGCTTAGGTGATGCGATTGCAAGAAGTTATAGTGCCATTAGAGTAGATGCCAGGATTATTATGCCAGAGCCTACATATTCTACTCACCTTCTGGCTGAAGTTTTGCATGCATCATTTCCTCCAAATACTTATAGGATGAATCCTTACAATAACTGGGCACCTGATTTGAATGAACTTGAGAGGAAGGTCAAAAGTCATAAATCCATTGTGGGTATTCTTGTAATAAATCCAGATAACCCAACGGGGTATGTATACGATGAGGAAACTTTGAGAAGAATTGTTGAAATAGCTAAAACCTATGATTTGTTTCTGGTGTTTGATGAAATTTATAATAACATGGTATATAATGGTAAAAGTACGGTTTCTTTGGCAGAAATTATTGGTGATGTGCCAGGAATGTGTATGAAAGGGATTTCAAAAGAATTACCTTGGCCTGGTGCTAGATGTGGCTGGATAGAGGTTTATAATGCTAAAAATGATCCGGCTTTTGAAAGGTATATTAATGCGATTTTACAGCAAAAAATGGCAGAAGTGTGTTCTACAACATTTCCTCAGATGGCGATACCTAAGATAATGACACATCCAGAGTATAAAAGTTATCTTAAAGACAGATTGAGACATTATGAGAAACT
Above is a window of Deferribacter autotrophicus DNA encoding:
- a CDS encoding YhjD/YihY/BrkB family envelope integrity protein, with the protein product MKFIFAFIFSLMYFKEKKLSIYASSLAIYLILSLFPALMIIMLLLNILFIKTKYYELLVSELQRLVSIKVIDNLGLSLSQFGKTILGYGSFSFFTAIIFSTIFIRGFFDTVIYVFEIDRKKVKSKWTVSFLSIFFLVLVLVLLILIETLSSFVFNFVSDYINLGVLQQFYFKLIYYAVIWIFLTLLLFVILKREARFKNLMLVSAISLIFMGVFSKFYFILINKSIYNVLYGSFSALILTIMYMWTIFNIFILILSNFYVYTNFDKFIHSFLKAERKSCMFIICKKIYDVMNLNSYYLKNKEKFSKFLVLKYENKMFRLINNVEMDDKNKNIYFIGY
- a CDS encoding DnaJ family domain-containing protein — translated: MDIITFLAEQKIKEAIEKGELDNLSCKGKKIEIEDLSFVPEELRASYKILKNAGVLPEELQMQREIKQIEDLLEYCFDDEERGVLKRKLTEKQLRFNILMEKRGRSLAYYEYVNKINSKLSK
- a CDS encoding pyridoxal phosphate-dependent aminotransferase, producing MRFDIAKSGNGLTYEIRNIVNIANELQKSGMEIYWENIGDPILKGEKLPDWMKEILKEIIENDKSYGYSPTKGVDETREFIAAQVNKKGGVQITKEDIIFFNGLGDAIARSYSAIRVDARIIMPEPTYSTHLLAEVLHASFPPNTYRMNPYNNWAPDLNELERKVKSHKSIVGILVINPDNPTGYVYDEETLRRIVEIAKTYDLFLVFDEIYNNMVYNGKSTVSLAEIIGDVPGMCMKGISKELPWPGARCGWIEVYNAKNDPAFERYINAILQQKMAEVCSTTFPQMAIPKIMTHPEYKSYLKDRLRHYEKLSNIAYNILKDVPYIVVNRTNGAFYMSVVFIEAVLNNRQTLPIENKAVKEYVEKITSEPIENDKRFVYYLLASTGICVVPLTSFFTPLPGFRMTLLEKDVDKFEHTVKVLAEKIVEYVDSAK